The following proteins are co-located in the Apium graveolens cultivar Ventura chromosome 5, ASM990537v1, whole genome shotgun sequence genome:
- the LOC141723846 gene encoding zinc finger protein CONSTANS-LIKE 2-like, with protein MTMFKEEQIGSTWARICDTCRAAPCTIYCRADLAYLCTGCDARIHAANELASQHERVWICEACERAPAAFVCKADAASLCTSCDADIHSANPLASRHHRVPVAPIPCGVYCPQAAKGSILGLGGDLNVDFLTPETDEVADDDEESEAASWLINPVKHNSNQLTNGLFFGGEAVDEYLDFVDFTSCQENQFRTQQQYDVPQKRSVDQYNDQQKYYVPQKSYAGDSVVPVQNGQVKIHEFQAQQEHPLQKQNQTFQVDMEYETSNTGYCYPSSLSHSVSVSSMDVGVVPESTIIDVSIPHSRPSKGTVDMFSTPTIQTPTQLSPMDREARVLRYKEKKKNRKFVKTIRYASRKAYAETRPRIKGRFAKRTNAEVEVDQMFNSTLMAGTGYGIVPSF; from the exons aTGACAATGTTTAAGGAGGAGCAAATTGGTAGCACTTGGGCGCGTATTTGTGATACCTGTCGCGCAGCGCCATGCACAATTTATTGCCGTGCTGATTTGGCATACCTTTGCACTGGCTGCGATGCTCGTATCCATGCTGCCAACGAGCTAGCCTCGCAGCATGAGCGTGTCTGGATATGTGAAGCATGTGAGCGCGCTCCTGCTGCCTTTGTCTGCAAGGCAGATGCTGCGTCGCTTTGTACTAGCTGTGATGCAGATATTCACTCTGCTAATCCATTAGCAAGCCGTCACCACCGTGTTCCTGTTGCGCCAATTCCTTGTGGTGTTTACTGTCCCCAGGCTGCTAAAGGGTCTATTCTCGGACTTGGAGGCGATCTCAATGTTGATTTCTTGACTCCAGAAACAGATGAGGTTGCAGATGATGATGAGGAAAGTGAAGCTGCTTCTTGGTTGATCAATCCTGTCAAGCACAACTCTAACCAGCTTACCAATGGCCTGTTTTTTGGCGGGGAGGCGGTCGATGAGTACTTGGACTTTGTCGATTTTACTTCATGTCAGGAGAATCAGTTCCGTACTCAGCAGCAATATGATGTTCCTCAAAAGAGGTCTGTAGACCAGTACAATGATCAGCAGAAATATTATGTTCCGCAAAAGAGTTATGCAGGCGATAGCGTTGTGCCAGTTCAGAATGGACAGGTGAAAATTCATGAGTTCCAGGCGCAGCAAGAGCATCCCCTGCAAAAGCAGAACCAGACTTTCCAGGTGGATATGGAGTATGAAACATCAAACACAGGCTACTGCTACCCCTCTTCACTTAGCCACAGT GTTTCTGTATCCTCTATGGATGTTGGAGTTGTTCCAGAATCTACAATAATCGATGTCTCAATCCCACATTCAAGACCCTCTAAAGGCACAGTTGACATGTTTTCAACCCCAACAATTCAGACGCCAACTCAACTATCTCCAATGGATAGAGAGGCTAGAGTACTCAGAtacaaagaaaagaaaaagaatcgGAAATTTGTCAAGACAATCAGGTATGCATCTAGAAAAGCTTATGCAGAAACCAGGCCGAGGATAAAAGGCCGGTTTGCAAAGAGAACAAATGCTGAAGTTGAAGTGGATCAAATGTTTAACTCAACTTTGATGGCGGGAACTGGATATGGCATTGTCCCATCATTCTAA